From Penaeus vannamei isolate JL-2024 chromosome 37, ASM4276789v1, whole genome shotgun sequence, one genomic window encodes:
- the LOC113827768 gene encoding uncharacterized protein — MHFSFLTAALMVAVVVAAPEAQYGYQAPKCQPEIQYVTRTETVPEYVTTTHYQTHTQYQTQYQPRYVTQTQQVPHYVTRTQTVPEYITQTVPQYVTRTQYQKQHVTVTKPCPSSGGYGGHHG, encoded by the exons ATGCATTT CTCTTTCCTGACGGCGGCcctgatggtggcagtggtggtggcggCTCCTGAGGCCCAGTACGGTTATCAGGCCCCT AAGTGCCAGCCTGAGATCCAGTACGTGACCCGGACAGAGACCGTGCCCGAGTACGTAACCACAACCCACTACCAGACGCACACGCAGTACCAGACGCAG TACCAGCCACGCTACGTCACCCAAACGCAGCAGGTGCCACACTACGTCACCCGAACGCAGACGGTGCCCGAGTACATCACCCAGACGGTGCCCCAGTACGTCACCAGGACGCAGTACCAGAAGCAGCACGTCACCGTCACCAAGCCATGCCCGAGCTCAGGAG GTTACGGAGGACATCACGGTTAA
- the LOC138859614 gene encoding uncharacterized protein yields the protein MTNMIRIVLATILLAAAVAEAQYGYAKPCPPEVRHVTKTQSVPQYVTVTRYQTQTQYHTAYTTQYVTETQAVPHYVTQTQAVPHYVTETVPQYVTTTVQQKEYVTVDQYCKPSGGYGYHG from the exons ATGACCAACATGATTCG TATTGTTCTCGCAACTATCCTCCTGGCAGCAGCGGTCGCTGAGGCGCAGTATGGCTACGCAAAG cCGTGCCCTCCTGAGGTCAGGCACGTGACCAAGACGCAGTCAGTGCCCCAGTATGTGACTGTGACCCGATACCAAACCCAGACACAGTACCACACCGCG TACACCACCCAGTACGTGACAGAGACCCAGGCCGTGCCCCACTATGTGACGCAGACGCAGGCAGTGCCCCACTACGTGACGGAGACAGTGCCACAGTACGTCACCACAACCGTCCAGCAGAAGGAGTACGTCACCGTCGACCAGTACTGCAAGCCCTCCGGCG gtTATGGCTACCACGGCTGA